The following proteins are co-located in the Flectobacillus major DSM 103 genome:
- a CDS encoding sigma-54 interaction domain-containing protein: MGESEVMQDILYKIDKIAPTDANILILGENGTGKGEIAKLIHQKSLRADKPFVHADLGALTESLFESELFGHKKGAFTDAREDRAGRFESANTGTLFLDEIGNITLPQQAKLLTVLQNREVTRLGTNTPIALDIRLISATNAPIKELAGQNAYRKDLIYRLNTIEITLPALRQRGEDIILLADFFAKTYSQKYQKNVQNIDEKAKEKLRRYTFPGNIRELQHAIERAIIMSDGDTLLARDLDLNSSIEAPIVVTDTSSTLRIDEIEKNTILKAIEKHDGNITKAARELGLTRTALYRRLGKYDI; this comes from the coding sequence TTGGGCGAAAGCGAGGTGATGCAAGATATTCTTTATAAAATAGATAAAATCGCTCCGACCGACGCTAACATTTTGATTTTGGGCGAAAATGGCACAGGAAAAGGTGAAATAGCTAAGTTGATTCATCAAAAATCGCTACGAGCCGACAAACCCTTTGTACACGCCGACCTTGGAGCTTTGACCGAAAGCCTTTTTGAATCTGAACTTTTTGGCCACAAAAAGGGAGCTTTTACCGATGCTCGTGAAGACCGTGCAGGACGCTTTGAATCGGCCAATACAGGAACGTTATTTTTGGATGAAATTGGCAATATTACCCTTCCACAACAAGCCAAATTGCTTACAGTATTACAAAACCGTGAAGTAACACGCTTAGGCACAAATACGCCTATTGCCTTAGATATTCGCTTGATTTCGGCAACGAATGCTCCCATCAAAGAATTAGCAGGACAAAATGCCTATCGTAAAGACTTAATTTATCGCCTCAATACGATTGAAATTACCCTGCCTGCTCTCCGCCAAAGAGGCGAAGACATTATTCTTTTGGCCGATTTTTTTGCCAAAACCTATAGCCAAAAATACCAAAAAAATGTACAAAATATCGACGAAAAAGCCAAAGAAAAACTCAGACGATACACTTTTCCGGGTAATATTCGTGAACTTCAACATGCTATAGAAAGGGCGATTATCATGTCGGATGGCGATACCCTTTTGGCAAGAGACCTCGACCTCAACTCATCTATTGAAGCTCCAATTGTTGTGACAGATACCTCATCAACATTGAGAATTGATGAAATTGAGAAAAATACTATTTTGAAGGCTATCGAAAAACACGATGGTAATATTACAAAAGCAGCCCGTGAATTAGGCTTAACCAGAACCGCACTTTACAGACGACTCGGCAAATATGACATTTAA
- a CDS encoding hemolysin family protein gives MSNQMGIFVVFQNTTQVRPVLAYSPNMELLIIFILILINGIFSMSEIALVSARKARLETSAKKGDKNAKIALDIANAPNKFLSTVQIGITLIGILTGIFSGEKMTNDIQAFVAQFTVLVPYQRTISVTLVVLIITYLSLVFGELVPKRIGLTNPEFIAKTVARPMNMLSKLTSPFVWLLTFSSDLLIKILNIQPSTDSKVTEDEIKAIVQEGADSGEVHEIEQDIVGRVFSLGDRKVSSLMTHRNDMVFLQSNYSAEKVTESISEELHSLYPVYDKDKDHIIGIVRLKDLFLPLRQPDFSLQNYLQPTQFIMETASAYQALQRFKDSRIHYGIVIDEYGQTQGIVTLNDLLEALVGNVSDFDHEGYRLDQRNDGTWLVDGQYPLADFLQYFDLSDFIQEYPFNTLAGLILNELTDIPQQGDIVVWQNITFEIIDMDGAKIDKVLVRINEPS, from the coding sequence ATGTCAAACCAGATGGGTATTTTCGTTGTTTTTCAGAATACTACTCAAGTACGGCCAGTGTTGGCCTACTCACCCAATATGGAACTGCTAATTATTTTTATTTTAATTCTGATAAATGGAATCTTTTCGATGTCCGAAATAGCCTTAGTTTCTGCCCGAAAAGCTCGTTTAGAAACTTCTGCCAAAAAGGGCGACAAAAATGCTAAAATCGCTCTGGACATTGCCAATGCTCCCAACAAATTTCTTTCTACAGTTCAGATTGGCATTACACTGATTGGTATTTTGACAGGTATTTTCAGTGGCGAAAAAATGACCAACGATATACAAGCTTTTGTGGCTCAATTCACAGTATTAGTACCATATCAGCGAACCATATCAGTTACACTGGTAGTACTTATTATTACTTATTTGTCGTTAGTATTTGGCGAGCTTGTCCCAAAACGTATTGGCTTAACCAACCCCGAATTTATAGCCAAAACGGTAGCTCGCCCCATGAATATGCTTTCCAAGCTAACTTCGCCTTTTGTGTGGCTACTAACGTTTTCGTCTGATTTGTTAATTAAAATCCTCAATATTCAGCCCTCAACCGACAGTAAAGTTACCGAAGATGAAATCAAAGCTATAGTACAAGAAGGTGCCGACAGCGGCGAAGTACACGAAATAGAGCAAGATATTGTAGGACGTGTATTTAGCTTGGGCGACCGTAAGGTATCTTCGCTTATGACACATCGCAATGATATGGTTTTTCTACAGTCAAACTATTCAGCCGAAAAAGTTACCGAATCTATCAGCGAAGAACTTCATTCGCTTTACCCTGTTTATGACAAAGACAAAGACCATATTATTGGGATTGTTCGTCTTAAAGATTTGTTTTTACCCCTAAGACAACCCGATTTTAGTTTGCAAAACTATTTGCAACCAACCCAGTTTATTATGGAAACGGCATCGGCATATCAGGCTTTACAGCGATTTAAAGATAGCCGTATTCATTATGGAATTGTAATTGACGAATATGGCCAAACCCAAGGTATTGTAACCCTCAACGACCTCCTAGAGGCATTGGTAGGCAATGTGTCTGACTTTGACCATGAGGGCTATCGCCTCGACCAACGCAACGATGGCACATGGCTAGTAGATGGCCAATATCCTTTGGCCGACTTTTTACAGTATTTTGATTTAAGCGATTTCATACAAGAATACCCATTTAATACTCTTGCTGGGCTTATTTTAAACGAACTAACCGATATTCCACAACAAGGAGACATTGTAGTTTGGCAAAATATCACCTTCGAGATTATAGATATGGATGGAGCTAAAATAGACAAAGTACTCGTAAGAATCAACGAACCAAGCTAA
- the uvrA gene encoding excinuclease ABC subunit UvrA: protein MNTPEISMHIHTPVEDLDPKKFIIIKGARVNNLKNIDVAIPRNKLVVITGLSGSGKSSLAFDTLFAEGQRMYVESLSSYARQFLGRMEKPDVDYIKGISPAIAIEQKVSSKNPRSTVGTTTEIYDYLKLLFARAGITYSPVSGKIVKKDTVTDVVNWLFGHNEGQRVLILAPLFLKDGRSLKEEMKVLMQKGYTRIVIDGETKFLEELLDNKAELEQLPPIDLFKLNYKILIDRLAIKKDDNGNPDEETQFRVSDSIQTAFFEGNGSCFVELVGGNTHVFSDKFEADGLLFEEPSLNLFSFNNPYGACKCCEGFGKVLGLDHDLIFPDKNLSVYEGAIAPWRTEKMGEWLVPLLRNGIKFDFPIHRAYKELTTEQQELLWKGNEYFHGLNAFFDMLENETHKIQYRVMLSRYRGRTICPDCKGSRLRKDAGYVKINGKSIIDLVLMPLTDVSSFFQNISLPDYQMGVSKRILQEIQSRLDFMERVGLGYLTLNRLTSTLSGGEFQRIKLATSLGSALVGSMYILDEPSIGLHPRDTQRLISVLESLRDLGNTVIVVEHEEEVMRIADQIVDIGPEAGSHGGQLVYQGDFTEVQQADIQQYNSHTINFLTGNDSIPVPKFRRKATAFLEIKGARENNLKEIDVKFPLGILTVVTGVSGSGKSTLIRKVLFPALGRHFGTFTEETGKFSDLTGSLGKIEAVEMVDQNPIGKSSRSNPVTYIKAYDQIRLLYSEQPIAKSRGYKPAHFSFNVEGGRCETCQGEGEVTIEMQFMADVRLKCESCGGKRFKQEILDIKYLDKDIADLLEMTIDEAIELFSKEQPKLTEKLLPLQDVGLGYVKLGQSSNSLSGGEAQRVKLASFLGKGNSNKGKTLFIFDEPTTGLHFHDIKKLLKAINALVEQGETVIIIEHNMEIIKSADYIIDLGPEGGEKGGYLTFTGTPEEMIAQGNSYTANFLKDKL from the coding sequence ATGAATACTCCTGAAATCTCGATGCACATCCATACTCCCGTAGAAGACCTTGACCCCAAGAAGTTTATTATTATTAAAGGGGCTAGAGTAAATAATCTAAAAAATATTGACGTAGCCATACCTCGTAATAAGTTGGTCGTTATCACTGGTTTGTCGGGGTCGGGCAAGTCATCGTTGGCCTTCGATACCCTTTTTGCCGAAGGGCAACGCATGTACGTAGAAAGCCTTAGCTCGTATGCACGTCAGTTTTTGGGAAGAATGGAAAAGCCCGATGTCGATTATATCAAAGGTATTTCGCCTGCTATTGCTATTGAGCAAAAGGTATCTAGCAAAAACCCTCGCTCTACAGTAGGTACTACTACCGAAATATACGACTACCTCAAGCTACTATTTGCCCGAGCTGGCATAACCTATTCGCCTGTTTCGGGAAAGATTGTCAAAAAAGATACTGTTACCGACGTAGTCAACTGGCTATTTGGCCACAACGAAGGGCAACGGGTATTGATTTTAGCACCATTATTTCTCAAAGATGGTCGTAGCCTCAAAGAAGAAATGAAGGTGTTGATGCAAAAAGGCTATACTCGTATTGTTATTGATGGAGAAACCAAATTTTTGGAAGAACTGCTCGATAACAAAGCCGAGCTAGAGCAGCTCCCTCCTATTGATTTATTCAAGCTTAATTATAAAATCTTAATCGACCGCCTAGCCATCAAAAAAGATGATAACGGCAACCCCGACGAAGAAACCCAGTTTAGGGTTTCAGATTCTATCCAAACAGCTTTTTTTGAAGGAAATGGAAGTTGTTTTGTTGAGCTTGTAGGTGGCAACACCCATGTTTTTTCAGATAAATTTGAAGCCGATGGCCTACTATTTGAAGAGCCCTCTCTCAATCTTTTTAGCTTTAACAACCCTTACGGTGCTTGCAAATGCTGTGAAGGCTTTGGTAAAGTATTGGGGCTTGACCACGACCTTATTTTTCCAGACAAAAACCTATCGGTATATGAGGGGGCTATTGCCCCTTGGCGTACCGAAAAAATGGGAGAATGGCTTGTTCCTTTGCTTAGAAACGGCATAAAATTCGATTTCCCTATTCATAGAGCATACAAAGAACTCACAACAGAACAACAAGAATTACTCTGGAAAGGCAATGAATATTTTCATGGCCTGAATGCTTTTTTTGATATGCTCGAAAACGAAACACACAAAATCCAGTATCGTGTTATGCTTTCTCGCTATCGTGGTCGCACTATTTGCCCCGATTGTAAAGGGTCGAGGCTACGCAAAGACGCAGGGTATGTCAAAATCAATGGCAAATCTATTATTGACTTAGTACTGATGCCTTTAACGGATGTTTCGAGTTTCTTCCAGAATATTAGCCTGCCCGACTACCAAATGGGGGTTTCTAAAAGAATCTTGCAGGAAATCCAAAGTCGCCTCGACTTTATGGAGCGAGTTGGCTTGGGCTATCTTACCCTCAATCGACTTACATCTACACTTTCAGGGGGCGAATTTCAACGTATCAAATTAGCTACTTCGCTAGGCAGTGCCTTAGTGGGTTCAATGTATATCCTAGATGAGCCGTCTATTGGTTTACACCCACGCGACACCCAGCGATTAATATCGGTATTGGAATCATTGCGAGACTTGGGCAATACCGTAATTGTAGTAGAACACGAAGAAGAAGTAATGCGTATTGCCGACCAGATTGTTGATATTGGCCCAGAAGCAGGAAGCCACGGTGGACAACTTGTCTATCAAGGCGATTTCACCGAAGTACAACAAGCCGACATTCAACAATATAATAGCCATACTATTAATTTTCTTACAGGTAATGATAGTATTCCTGTTCCAAAATTTAGAAGAAAAGCTACGGCTTTTCTCGAAATCAAAGGAGCACGCGAAAATAACCTCAAAGAAATTGATGTAAAGTTTCCCTTAGGTATCCTTACTGTAGTGACAGGAGTAAGTGGTTCGGGCAAGTCTACCCTTATTCGAAAGGTATTATTTCCTGCTTTGGGTCGTCATTTTGGCACTTTTACCGAAGAAACAGGCAAATTTTCGGATTTAACAGGAAGTTTGGGCAAAATAGAAGCCGTAGAAATGGTTGACCAAAACCCTATCGGAAAATCGTCTCGTTCTAATCCTGTTACTTATATCAAAGCTTACGACCAAATCAGACTGCTGTATTCAGAGCAGCCGATTGCCAAAAGCCGAGGGTACAAGCCTGCTCATTTTTCGTTCAATGTAGAAGGTGGACGTTGCGAAACTTGCCAAGGAGAAGGAGAAGTAACCATCGAAATGCAATTTATGGCAGATGTTCGCCTCAAATGCGAGTCGTGTGGTGGCAAACGCTTCAAACAAGAAATTTTGGATATTAAATATCTTGACAAAGATATTGCTGATTTGTTGGAAATGACAATCGACGAAGCGATTGAATTATTCTCGAAAGAACAACCCAAATTAACCGAAAAGCTTTTGCCTTTACAAGACGTAGGCTTGGGGTATGTCAAGCTAGGACAATCTTCTAATTCGCTTTCGGGTGGCGAAGCTCAACGGGTAAAACTGGCAAGTTTCTTGGGTAAAGGTAATAGTAACAAGGGTAAAACCTTATTTATATTTGACGAGCCAACTACTGGCCTGCATTTCCATGACATCAAAAAGCTTTTGAAAGCCATCAATGCTTTAGTAGAACAGGGAGAAACCGTCATTATTATTGAGCATAATATGGAAATCATCAAATCGGCCGATTACATTATTGACCTTGGCCCCGAAGGTGGCGAAAAAGGCGGCTATTTGACCTTCACTGGCACTCCCGAAGAAATGATAGCACAGGGCAATAGCTATACAGCCAATTTTTTGAAAGATAAATTATAA
- a CDS encoding MFS transporter — MLNKSLQLYKSAFWGLPKTVWLLSGVMFVNRSGTMVLPFLTLYLTQKLHYSIADTGIVMAFFGSGALFGTFLGGKLTDKIGFYSIQFYSLLLSGIALLVLLHLTSFYAICAGVFLFTTLSDTFRPANGASIAYYSNPENRTRSFTLNRLAINLGWSIGGGLGGILAEINYDLLFWADGITCIGASILFRLLVPPPTEPIGTAHTQKTSAINQSAYKDKVFWCFLALVVMYAIPFFQLFTMEPLYFRTVLHLSESKIGLLMVFNGLMIATTEMIFVHQIEGKLSKPTLIAIGTFLTACSFFVFNIWTVLFVVWISIAFNTIGEMFAMPFMQSLVVERSSESNRGQYLAMYAMCYSVAQISSPTIGSQIVQRWGFDILWYFMGVLCLFSMVGFLYLHKQNNKARYATS; from the coding sequence ATGCTCAACAAATCTTTACAACTTTATAAAAGTGCTTTCTGGGGTTTGCCCAAAACGGTCTGGCTGCTTTCGGGAGTAATGTTTGTCAACAGAAGTGGTACGATGGTTTTACCATTTCTAACGCTTTATTTAACCCAAAAACTCCATTATTCTATTGCCGACACAGGCATAGTTATGGCGTTTTTTGGCTCAGGGGCATTGTTTGGTACATTTTTGGGTGGAAAACTCACCGACAAAATCGGCTTTTATTCTATTCAATTTTATAGTTTATTACTCTCAGGAATAGCTCTTTTGGTACTGTTACATCTTACTTCTTTTTATGCCATTTGTGCAGGAGTATTTTTGTTTACAACTTTAAGCGATACCTTCAGACCTGCCAACGGGGCCTCTATTGCTTATTATAGCAATCCCGAAAATAGAACTCGTTCTTTCACTCTCAATCGACTTGCTATCAATTTGGGCTGGTCGATTGGCGGAGGGCTTGGTGGTATCTTGGCCGAAATCAACTACGATTTGCTATTTTGGGCCGATGGTATTACTTGTATTGGAGCTTCTATTCTGTTCAGGTTATTAGTGCCTCCTCCTACCGAGCCTATTGGTACAGCTCATACTCAAAAAACATCGGCTATCAACCAATCGGCTTATAAAGACAAAGTATTTTGGTGCTTTTTGGCCTTGGTGGTTATGTATGCGATTCCTTTTTTTCAGCTTTTTACGATGGAACCTCTCTATTTCAGAACTGTTCTACATTTGTCAGAGTCTAAAATAGGATTGTTGATGGTATTCAATGGCTTGATGATTGCCACTACCGAAATGATTTTTGTTCACCAAATAGAAGGCAAACTCAGTAAACCCACGCTTATTGCTATAGGTACATTCTTGACAGCTTGTTCTTTTTTTGTATTTAATATATGGACAGTTCTCTTTGTTGTCTGGATTTCTATAGCTTTCAATACCATTGGCGAAATGTTTGCAATGCCCTTTATGCAAAGCCTTGTTGTTGAACGCAGTAGCGAATCAAACCGAGGGCAATATTTGGCTATGTATGCCATGTGTTATTCAGTAGCCCAAATTTCGTCGCCAACCATAGGCTCACAAATTGTTCAACGATGGGGCTTTGACATTTTATGGTATTTCATGGGGGTATTATGCCTTTTTTCAATGGTAGGCTTTTTATATTTACATAAGCAAAATAATAAAGCTCGATATGCAACCTCTTGA
- a CDS encoding sensor histidine kinase produces MTFNRYEISLTLRVLLLFVSLTAGAYCLVSGKNILLFFLIFLLLAQVLNFIQFINKTNTELAQFIEAVQYRDFSLQFSEKNAPVSVRQLRRAFNQINTTFKQLSSEKEEQYQYLQSILELVDTGILSFNHAGDVGWMNESFKKMLNIPYIKNIGGIEKRDPAVYEAIVRLNSGDHQLVKIHDKVVLLAKTTFQSHNQTTHLIAFQNVNSAIEDTESQAYQKLLRVMTHEIMNSVAPIASLAETMETRMRNNLQKLPHQPSLADLQQTQQMAEDVLEGMSVIKKRSENLLKFADTYRQLAKVSITSFSTIQVCDLFETVEILLENKLEQNHIELDVILKDFSMTLEGDIALIEQVLINLLINAIDAVKEVENPLIKLSAYKNQDEKVVIDITDNGTGMSEDMIEKIFIPFFTSKSHGSGIGLSLSKQIMGLHKGSITVQSKEGIGSIFRLTFP; encoded by the coding sequence ATGACATTTAATCGATACGAAATAAGCTTGACTTTGAGGGTTCTGCTATTATTTGTTAGCCTTACAGCTGGGGCATACTGCTTGGTATCAGGTAAGAATATCCTTTTATTCTTTCTGATATTTTTGCTTTTGGCTCAGGTACTCAACTTTATTCAGTTTATCAACAAAACCAATACCGAACTAGCCCAATTTATCGAAGCTGTACAATATCGTGATTTTTCGCTACAGTTTTCCGAAAAAAATGCCCCTGTATCGGTACGTCAATTACGCAGGGCTTTCAATCAGATTAATACAACTTTCAAGCAACTGTCTTCCGAAAAAGAAGAACAATACCAGTACCTCCAAAGTATTCTGGAATTGGTAGACACAGGGATTTTGTCATTTAATCATGCTGGCGATGTTGGCTGGATGAACGAATCATTCAAGAAAATGCTAAACATTCCTTATATCAAAAATATTGGAGGAATAGAAAAGCGAGACCCCGCCGTTTATGAAGCCATTGTTCGTTTAAATAGTGGCGACCACCAACTGGTCAAAATTCATGACAAAGTAGTACTTTTGGCCAAAACAACATTCCAGAGCCACAACCAAACCACTCATCTGATTGCCTTTCAGAATGTAAATTCGGCTATAGAAGATACCGAATCGCAAGCTTACCAAAAACTATTGCGAGTGATGACCCACGAAATCATGAACTCAGTAGCCCCTATTGCCTCGTTGGCCGAAACCATGGAAACAAGAATGCGAAATAACCTCCAAAAACTACCCCACCAACCATCACTAGCCGATTTGCAACAAACCCAACAAATGGCCGAAGATGTACTGGAAGGAATGAGTGTTATCAAAAAACGCAGTGAAAACCTCCTCAAATTTGCCGATACGTACCGCCAATTAGCCAAGGTTTCTATTACGTCGTTTAGTACAATTCAGGTTTGTGATTTATTTGAAACCGTAGAAATATTACTAGAAAATAAACTAGAACAAAACCATATCGAGCTAGATGTTATTCTAAAAGACTTTTCGATGACCCTCGAAGGAGACATTGCCCTGATCGAGCAAGTACTCATCAACCTTCTTATCAATGCCATTGATGCTGTAAAAGAAGTAGAAAACCCTCTTATCAAACTTTCGGCCTATAAAAATCAGGACGAAAAAGTGGTAATAGATATAACCGACAATGGTACTGGGATGTCGGAAGATATGATAGAGAAAATCTTCATTCCTTTTTTTACCTCCAAGTCGCATGGTTCAGGAATTGGGCTAAGCCTATCCAAACAAATCATGGGCTTGCACAAAGGAAGCATTACAGTACAGTCGAAAGAAGGAATCGGGAGTATTTTTAGGTTAACGTTTCCTTAA
- a CDS encoding response regulator, translating into MSLKQARILAIDDDTDVLLAVKMLLRPEVKEVVVEKNPERLPSLLAQSNFDVVLLDMNYKSSLNTGNEGIFWLRKIREINKTVAVIMITAYGDIDLAVRSVKEGATDFVLKPWRNEKLLWTIEDALEKTANQPKNTTNKHKKAQIPRKRLSIFWAKAR; encoded by the coding sequence ATGTCTTTAAAACAAGCCCGAATACTTGCCATAGATGACGATACCGACGTATTATTAGCGGTAAAAATGTTACTTCGTCCAGAAGTAAAAGAAGTTGTTGTGGAGAAAAACCCCGAGCGGTTGCCCTCGCTATTGGCTCAGTCTAACTTTGATGTAGTATTGTTAGACATGAACTACAAAAGCTCGCTCAATACTGGTAATGAAGGTATTTTTTGGTTAAGAAAAATACGAGAAATCAACAAAACGGTAGCTGTAATTATGATTACGGCCTATGGCGATATTGACCTTGCTGTACGTTCGGTAAAAGAAGGGGCTACTGATTTTGTACTAAAACCTTGGCGAAATGAAAAGCTACTGTGGACTATAGAAGATGCTCTTGAAAAAACAGCCAATCAGCCCAAAAATACTACTAACAAGCACAAAAAAGCACAGATTCCCAGAAAACGCTTGTCAATATTTTGGGCGAAAGCGAGGTGA